The DNA sequence TCACCCACCACGATGCTGACCGAGCTGCCACCGTCAGCGAACAGCACCTGCCGCAGTGCGTGCCACACGGGTCGAATGCCCTGGCTCAGAGCATTCGTCACAAGTCCCGAGTCGATGCGCACCGCACCAGCGACCAGCTCCGGCACGCCCCACCCGTGCAACGCCTCATTGATCTGTCGGCCCGCACGGACCACGGATACGGAGGGAATGCCGGAGGCCTGCCAAATCGGAGCGGATCGAGCGACCTGACGCTGATGGGGGATGAGAGGGCGATTCATGGCGACTCCAGTGCGGCGAGGCCCCCCGTCCGAGGTGAAGCACGGACCGGACATCTCCAGGAAAAGGCCTGGAGGCGAGCGGAACAATGCGGACCCACCCCTATTCGGCGCGGCGGTTTCGTAGGTGGAGCTGTGCGGGGAGGGGGTGGGCCGTGGACGGCACGGCTGCCGGTTGGCAGCAGGCCGCCGTCGGGGGGCTGCCCACCTCGCTCCCCGCTTGTCACGTAGGACAGCGACCCCGCCGGGTGCCGGCGGGGTCGAAAGAATGCGGGTCCCGGGACGGACCATCGTTGTCAGGTGAGGTGGCACCAGACGGTCTTGCCGTTCGAGCGGGGGACGGTGCCCCAGCAGGTCGTCAGTGCTTCCACGAGTACGAGGCCGCGTCCGTGTTCGTCGTCGTCGGCGACGGCAGCGGTCCGCGCGGCCGGGACTCGCGGGTCCGGGTCGGTCACGGAGATGGTCAGGTCGTGGCCGTTCCAGTACACGTCCAGGCGGACGGTGCAGGTCTCGCCGCCGGTGTCCGCGTACTGCAGACCGTTGCTGAGCAGCTCGGTGGCCAGCAGCGCGGCCGTGTCGATCAGGAGCTCGGTGCAGCCGCAGGAGCCGAGGGTCTCGATGACGCTCCGGCGCAGGGAGCGGATGCCCGCGACGTGGTCCGTGGTGAGACTCAGGACGGGGGCCGGGTCGGCGTCCGCGGAGGTGGACCGGGTCTGGACCTGGACGGTTGCGGTGGACATCTGGACTCCCGGGATCGGACATATCGGGTGGTGTATCCAGACTCTCCGGACCGGGTGCGGTGCACAGCCGTGGTACTACCTGTTCCGGTACGCGTATGCCTGCCCCCCAGTACGTAGTGCCCCCGCATACACCCGCGACAGCACGTATCCGTGGAGAACAGGTAGTGCCACGGCCGTGCGGGTAAGCCCACCGGGCGAGTGTTTAGGCAGCCGAGACCGCGCATTGCAGCTTCCCTCTGGTCGGCGGGGAACACGAGCTGTCACTGCTGACCTCGGGCCTGTCGCGCTCGAACAACCTCCAAGGCGCCGGACACCGTGGGAAGTGTCCC is a window from the Streptomyces sp. NBC_01244 genome containing:
- a CDS encoding ATP-binding protein, which produces MSTATVQVQTRSTSADADPAPVLSLTTDHVAGIRSLRRSVIETLGSCGCTELLIDTAALLATELLSNGLQYADTGGETCTVRLDVYWNGHDLTISVTDPDPRVPAARTAAVADDDEHGRGLVLVEALTTCWGTVPRSNGKTVWCHLT